The following proteins come from a genomic window of Mucinivorans hirudinis:
- a CDS encoding Conserved domain protein: MIALSGAAQRQSNLIGGEYLPIKIDPQNSDGLPIRSVILMIHNGAKTYVADSTQMQTFYQGANIFPGSTFNQNIANMALRRIISDDRVKSANYELYSSNFGSPVIMVYNINLLAQGEMKSYDGKKGIAVSGKGADFPMIIETNKAELTFILNGGAGLFNENNAFFGHGTEFTQGNPVATDPANMGVRFWGEAYVEPGIAGIIELGNSNIYAYGALSGLFSGRNTSDIYSHGATAFADFEKLYAGLLFTKMGKQKNKTLSLSYGRQTFQLNDGFLISKYSGSANAGDRGSVYLNSRTAFNGAGLLKFNTRRWSVQGFYLEPEGLFMKPSNNTSYLGGYAGYNDNKHFDVGVAYINRIAGAGNYYTPDGSIPQKGLYVINPKLWITNIAGTGLFFKSEYAYEGHSNANMGANGWYAGIGMEFKKLKTRPTLYYRYAFMQGDNPDTERYTRYDPLLTGGLGDWVQGIDMRKVVGNGNIITHRVQAKIFPSKSLELSLDYFHLRADTYSNIGSLAPLRELKSKQLGDEITLTSRWFVSRHFMLLGIASYGIPGNGIRDALAQPVKDWASVQLAMFMFF, encoded by the coding sequence GTGATTGCTTTGAGTGGAGCTGCTCAAAGGCAGTCCAATCTCATTGGAGGTGAGTATCTTCCCATTAAGATTGACCCACAGAATAGCGATGGATTGCCCATTCGCTCGGTGATACTAATGATTCATAACGGAGCGAAAACTTATGTTGCCGACAGCACACAGATGCAAACCTTCTATCAGGGAGCAAACATCTTTCCCGGCTCAACATTCAATCAAAACATCGCAAATATGGCACTTCGCCGTATCATCAGTGACGACCGTGTAAAGAGTGCCAATTATGAGCTATACAGCAGTAACTTCGGCTCACCGGTGATTATGGTTTATAACATCAACCTCCTTGCCCAAGGAGAGATGAAGAGCTATGACGGCAAAAAAGGTATCGCAGTCTCGGGTAAGGGAGCTGATTTTCCAATGATTATCGAGACCAACAAAGCAGAATTGACGTTTATTCTCAACGGTGGCGCAGGTTTATTTAACGAAAACAATGCCTTCTTCGGACACGGCACAGAATTTACTCAGGGTAATCCCGTGGCTACAGACCCGGCAAATATGGGGGTACGGTTTTGGGGTGAAGCATATGTTGAACCCGGCATTGCGGGTATCATTGAGTTGGGCAACTCCAATATTTATGCCTATGGTGCTCTCTCAGGTCTATTTAGCGGGCGCAACACCTCGGACATATATTCACACGGGGCGACAGCTTTTGCCGATTTCGAGAAGCTCTATGCGGGGCTATTGTTTACAAAAATGGGCAAACAGAAGAATAAAACTCTCTCTCTCTCTTATGGTCGTCAGACATTTCAACTCAATGATGGTTTTTTAATCTCAAAATACTCAGGTTCAGCCAATGCAGGTGATAGGGGTAGTGTATATCTGAATTCTCGAACGGCGTTCAACGGAGCTGGATTGCTCAAATTCAACACGCGTCGTTGGTCTGTGCAGGGATTCTACCTCGAGCCGGAAGGATTGTTTATGAAGCCGAGTAATAATACCTCATATCTGGGTGGTTACGCAGGCTATAATGACAACAAGCACTTCGATGTGGGAGTGGCATATATAAATCGCATCGCAGGGGCAGGAAATTACTATACCCCCGACGGTTCGATACCCCAAAAGGGGTTGTATGTGATAAATCCAAAACTTTGGATCACCAACATCGCAGGTACGGGTCTTTTCTTCAAAAGCGAGTACGCATATGAGGGGCATTCAAACGCCAATATGGGTGCAAACGGTTGGTATGCAGGAATAGGAATGGAGTTCAAAAAGTTGAAAACACGTCCAACGCTCTATTATCGCTATGCTTTTATGCAGGGCGACAACCCCGACACTGAGCGCTACACCCGTTATGACCCTCTGCTCACGGGGGGGCTTGGTGATTGGGTTCAGGGAATAGATATGAGAAAGGTTGTTGGAAATGGCAATATCATTACCCACCGTGTTCAGGCGAAAATATTCCCCTCGAAATCACTCGAACTGTCGTTAGACTACTTCCACCTCAGGGCAGACACATATTCAAATATAGGCTCTCTGGCTCCACTGCGAGAATTGAAATCAAAACAATTGGGCGATGAAATAACCCTCACTTCTCGCTGGTTTGTCAGCCGCCACTTTATGCTTCTGGGTATAGCCTCTTACGGCATACCGGGAAATGGAATCCGTGATGCACTTGCGCAACCGGTCAAGGACTGGGCATCGGTGCAGTTAGCAATGTTTATGTTCTTCTAA
- a CDS encoding LSU ribosomal protein L31p (zinc-independent), with translation MNGETYPVFKMEISNTSHPFYTGKQTLVDTAGRVDKFMSRYKKHGTNRK, from the coding sequence GTGAATGGCGAAACCTATCCTGTCTTCAAGATGGAAATCTCGAACACCTCTCACCCGTTCTACACAGGTAAGCAGACGCTCGTAGATACCGCTGGTCGCGTTGATAAGTTTATGAGCCGTTACAAAAAACACGGAACTAATAGAAAATAA
- a CDS encoding 3-oxoacyl-[acyl-carrier protein] reductase, producing the protein MSINQLFDLTGKVAIVTGGGDGIGKGSCEILAQAGASVVVSDLTIDKAQAVADELNANGGKAIAVECNVLKDEDLVRLVDEAVKAFGTVNILINNAGGGGGGRENPFKVDLAYFERIFNFNVFSAWRLCQLTVPHMAKSGYGSIVNITSMGSINKSPNMSAYASSKAALNHMAANLAYDFGPMGVRINNVGPGATVTHALKTVLTPEIEAKMLQHTPIKRLGEVPDITGAVLYFAAPVSEWVSGQVLFVNGGGVQTLD; encoded by the coding sequence ATGAGCATTAATCAACTATTTGACCTCACCGGCAAAGTTGCTATAGTAACCGGTGGTGGCGATGGAATCGGAAAAGGGAGCTGCGAAATCTTGGCTCAAGCCGGGGCAAGTGTAGTGGTTAGCGACCTGACAATCGACAAGGCACAAGCCGTAGCCGATGAACTCAATGCAAATGGCGGTAAGGCAATCGCCGTTGAGTGCAATGTACTGAAAGATGAAGACCTTGTAAGGCTTGTTGATGAGGCTGTAAAGGCGTTCGGCACAGTCAATATTCTTATCAACAATGCCGGTGGCGGCGGCGGTGGAAGAGAGAACCCCTTCAAGGTAGACCTCGCCTATTTCGAGCGGATCTTCAATTTCAACGTATTCAGTGCGTGGCGTTTGTGCCAGCTTACAGTGCCACATATGGCTAAGTCTGGCTATGGTAGTATTGTGAACATTACCTCGATGGGCAGTATCAACAAAAGTCCCAATATGAGTGCTTATGCCTCCTCGAAAGCCGCGCTGAACCATATGGCGGCAAATCTCGCTTATGACTTCGGTCCGATGGGAGTTCGCATCAACAATGTCGGACCCGGCGCAACCGTTACACACGCCCTCAAAACAGTCCTTACGCCTGAAATTGAGGCAAAGATGTTGCAACACACGCCAATCAAACGCCTTGGCGAAGTGCCCGATATTACCGGAGCGGTGCTATATTTTGCAGCCCCCGTTTCTGAGTGGGTAAGCGGACAGGTGCTATTTGTGAATGGCGGTGGAGTACAAACCTTAGACTAA
- a CDS encoding Soluble lytic murein transglycosylase precursor gives MTTKKILLVTVLLILSEALFFNLKNAAATTRKEIVITPQISEFDYIMRRVAAENQLDWRLLAAIGYHESRFRRDLVSSAGARGVMQVMPGVAKSFGIDKEELACPETNIGAAAKLIKRIEGMMKLPKSTTEEDRMKIILASYNGGIGHVSDARRLATKLGENNNKWDTLEKFIKLKGQPEYIEDESIRYGKFDGSETVQFVEKVMKKYDDYCKNYPI, from the coding sequence ATGACAACTAAAAAAATTCTTTTAGTTACTGTACTATTAATTCTATCGGAAGCTCTTTTCTTCAACCTAAAAAATGCGGCGGCAACGACACGCAAAGAGATTGTTATTACCCCACAAATCTCTGAATTTGATTATATTATGCGTCGTGTCGCGGCTGAAAACCAACTTGATTGGCGTTTGCTGGCTGCAATAGGCTATCACGAGTCGCGTTTTCGTAGAGACTTGGTATCCTCCGCCGGGGCACGCGGAGTGATGCAGGTGATGCCGGGTGTTGCAAAATCATTTGGAATTGACAAAGAGGAGCTTGCTTGTCCCGAAACCAATATCGGAGCGGCTGCAAAGTTAATCAAGAGAATCGAGGGTATGATGAAATTGCCCAAGAGTACTACCGAAGAGGATCGGATGAAGATTATCTTGGCGAGCTATAATGGTGGCATTGGACACGTCTCTGATGCACGACGCTTGGCGACAAAGTTGGGCGAAAATAACAACAAATGGGACACGCTCGAAAAGTTCATCAAGCTCAAAGGACAGCCTGAATACATTGAAGATGAGAGCATTCGCTACGGCAAATTTGACGGCAGCGAGACAGTGCAGTTCGTTGAGAAGGTAATGAAAAAATATGACGATTACTGCAAGAACTATCCAATTTAG
- a CDS encoding UDP-glucose dehydrogenase, translating into MKIAVVGSGYVGLVSGACFAELGVDVTCVDVDRAKIEGLKEGVIPIYEPNLDVLITKNIRSGRLKFTTDIAECLDDVEIVFNAVGTPPKKDGSADLSYVYQVARAIGSSLNRYVLVVTKSTVPVGTAAKIKEIIAGELAERGLDIEFDVASNPEFLKEGDAIDDFMKPDRVVVGVDSDRATELMTKLYKPILLSNFRVIFMDILSAEMTKYAANAMLATRISFMNDIANLCELVGADVAMVRRGIGSDSRIGNKFLYAGCGYGGSCFPKDVRALAQTAGQYGYSMSVIEAVNMVNERQKNVLFEKFSDHYKGEIQGRKVAVWGLSFKPGTDDMREAPSLTLIESLLEAGCSVRVYDPVAMKEAERILGNRVDYADDIYDCVLDADAIFHVTEWKEFRFPNWEIIKKVVNIPLLIDGRNVYSSQDLVGIKYLCIGKRDEQ; encoded by the coding sequence ATGAAAATTGCTGTTGTCGGTAGCGGATATGTAGGTTTAGTAAGCGGTGCTTGCTTTGCCGAGTTGGGCGTGGATGTTACTTGTGTTGATGTTGATAGAGCGAAAATTGAGGGTCTCAAAGAGGGTGTTATTCCTATATACGAACCTAATCTGGATGTTCTCATCACAAAAAACATACGGTCTGGGCGGTTGAAATTTACCACCGATATTGCCGAATGTTTAGATGATGTCGAAATAGTTTTCAACGCTGTTGGTACTCCGCCCAAGAAGGACGGAAGTGCCGATTTGAGCTATGTGTATCAGGTGGCAAGAGCCATCGGTTCGAGCTTGAACAGATATGTTTTGGTGGTCACCAAAAGTACCGTGCCTGTGGGTACGGCAGCTAAAATCAAAGAGATTATCGCAGGGGAACTCGCGGAACGGGGCTTGGATATTGAGTTTGATGTGGCATCTAATCCCGAATTTTTGAAGGAGGGAGATGCCATCGACGATTTTATGAAACCTGACAGAGTGGTGGTGGGGGTTGATAGTGACAGAGCCACCGAGTTGATGACCAAACTGTATAAACCTATTTTATTGAGCAATTTTCGAGTAATATTTATGGATATTCTCTCGGCAGAGATGACAAAGTATGCCGCCAATGCAATGTTGGCAACAAGAATTAGCTTTATGAACGATATTGCCAACCTCTGCGAGTTGGTGGGGGCTGATGTGGCTATGGTGCGACGAGGAATCGGCAGTGACAGTCGAATTGGCAATAAGTTTTTGTATGCAGGATGTGGTTACGGAGGCTCTTGTTTCCCCAAGGATGTGAGGGCGTTGGCTCAAACTGCCGGGCAGTATGGATACTCAATGAGTGTTATTGAGGCGGTCAATATGGTCAATGAGAGGCAAAAGAATGTTCTCTTTGAGAAATTTAGTGACCACTACAAGGGGGAAATACAAGGTAGAAAGGTTGCCGTTTGGGGATTATCCTTCAAACCCGGAACAGATGATATGCGAGAAGCGCCTTCGCTGACATTGATAGAATCGTTGTTGGAGGCAGGTTGCTCCGTTAGGGTCTACGACCCCGTGGCAATGAAAGAGGCTGAGAGAATCTTAGGTAATAGAGTTGATTATGCGGATGATATTTACGATTGTGTTCTGGATGCCGATGCCATTTTCCACGTTACCGAGTGGAAGGAGTTTCGTTTTCCTAATTGGGAAATAATTAAGAAAGTGGTGAACATTCCACTTTTGATTGATGGGCGAAATGTCTATTCGTCGCAAGATTTGGTCGGTATTAAATATTTATGTATAGGAAAGAGAGATGAACAATAA
- a CDS encoding CDP-diacylglycerol-serine O-phosphatidyltransferase: MKRYIPNTITCCNLLCGAAAIYFSLGGDFATAFWLIIAAAIFDFLDGFAARMLKAYSAMGVQLDSLADMVSFGVAPAMAVFATIDHPQLRFCALLLAAFAALRLAKFNIDTRQSEEFRGLPTPAMSLFFFSYVTQEVVPHSTLLSLGLVALFCALMVCDLRMFSFKFKTFDFEQNSLRYFFAIFSVIILAVAGYAAPALIIMGYITISFVMLFLKKS, from the coding sequence ATGAAACGTTACATTCCCAATACAATAACCTGCTGCAACCTGCTGTGCGGTGCGGCGGCAATATACTTTTCGCTGGGAGGCGACTTCGCAACAGCCTTTTGGCTGATTATTGCAGCAGCTATTTTTGACTTCTTGGATGGTTTTGCCGCACGAATGTTAAAGGCATACTCGGCAATGGGTGTTCAGCTGGACTCTCTTGCAGATATGGTAAGTTTCGGAGTTGCGCCTGCAATGGCGGTTTTTGCAACCATTGACCATCCGCAACTACGCTTCTGTGCGCTACTCTTGGCAGCCTTTGCAGCACTCCGTCTTGCAAAGTTCAATATTGACACCCGACAGAGCGAGGAGTTTCGCGGATTACCCACTCCGGCAATGTCACTCTTCTTCTTTTCGTATGTTACACAGGAGGTTGTCCCCCACTCTACCCTACTCTCACTGGGGCTTGTTGCTCTGTTTTGCGCATTGATGGTGTGTGATTTACGGATGTTTTCGTTCAAATTCAAAACCTTTGACTTTGAACAAAATAGCCTCAGATACTTTTTCGCAATTTTCTCCGTTATTATCCTCGCAGTGGCAGGATACGCGGCACCGGCATTGATAATAATGGGATACATAACCATTTCATTTGTAATGCTTTTTTTGAAAAAAAGTTGA
- a CDS encoding GDP-L-fucose synthetase produces MHKTSKIYVAGHLGLVGSAISKSLRERGYTNVIGRSIGELDLKDRAAVDEFFALEQPEYVFLAAAKVGGIAANNTYRGEFIFDNLSIQNNIIDAAYRHRVKKLLFLGSTCIYPRNAPQPMPEDCLLTSPLEYTNEPYAIAKIAGIKLCESYNIQYGTNFIAVMPTNLYGPNDNFDLEKSHVLPAMIRKIHLAKALNEGDWATLATDFAKRPVDGVDGNNRAAILEKLGKYGITPSRVELWGTGKPMREFLWSEDMADACVYVMERVDWVDLSAAKAEKRNCHINIGTGREVSTGDLARLVAARIGYKGELFFNTDKPDGTMRKLTDPSKIHSLGWHHSIEIEEGVEKLYNWYLQ; encoded by the coding sequence ATGCACAAAACATCAAAAATATATGTCGCCGGGCACCTCGGATTGGTTGGTTCGGCAATCTCAAAAAGTCTTCGCGAGAGGGGTTACACCAATGTTATCGGTCGTTCCATTGGCGAGCTTGATTTGAAGGATAGAGCGGCGGTAGATGAATTTTTTGCTTTGGAACAACCTGAGTATGTTTTTTTGGCGGCGGCAAAAGTTGGCGGAATTGCGGCTAATAACACCTATCGCGGTGAGTTTATCTTTGATAATCTCTCTATCCAAAATAATATCATTGATGCCGCGTATCGTCATAGGGTCAAAAAGTTACTATTTTTGGGTTCTACCTGCATCTATCCCCGCAATGCACCCCAACCAATGCCGGAGGATTGTCTGCTTACCTCGCCGCTCGAATATACGAATGAACCTTACGCGATAGCAAAGATTGCCGGAATAAAGCTCTGCGAGAGTTATAATATACAGTATGGAACCAATTTTATCGCCGTTATGCCCACGAATCTATACGGGCCGAATGATAATTTCGACTTAGAAAAAAGTCACGTCCTGCCTGCAATGATTCGCAAGATACATTTGGCGAAGGCATTGAACGAGGGCGATTGGGCGACTCTTGCAACAGATTTTGCCAAGCGCCCCGTTGATGGCGTTGATGGCAATAACCGCGCAGCAATTCTCGAAAAGCTGGGAAAATATGGCATCACCCCAAGCCGGGTAGAACTTTGGGGAACCGGCAAGCCGATGCGTGAGTTTCTTTGGAGTGAGGATATGGCAGACGCTTGTGTCTATGTAATGGAGCGGGTAGATTGGGTTGATTTGTCGGCAGCAAAAGCCGAAAAGCGGAATTGTCATATCAATATAGGCACGGGCAGAGAGGTTTCGACAGGCGATTTGGCGCGATTGGTTGCCGCGAGAATCGGCTACAAAGGTGAGCTGTTTTTTAATACCGACAAACCGGACGGCACGATGCGCAAATTGACAGACCCCTCTAAAATACACTCTCTCGGTTGGCATCACAGCATCGAAATTGAGGAGGGAGTGGAGAAATTATACAATTGGTATCTGCAATAA
- a CDS encoding O-acetylhomoserine sulfhydrylase, whose translation MSTLSFDTLQIHAAQEADKTTKARAVPIYLTTSYLFDNAQEGADLFALKKFGNIYTRLMNPTTDVFERRIAALEGGVSALATSSGQSAQFIALNNILSVGDNFVSTSHLYGGTYNQFKSQFRRLGVEVRFTADDNAASFEALVDDKTKALYVETIGNPGLNIPDFDAVAEVARKYDIPLIVDNTFGTGGYLFRPLEHGASVVVESATKWIGGHGTALGGVIVDSGTFNWGNGKFPEFTSPSESYHGLIFWDAFGFDSPVGNIAFTIRARVEGLRDWGNTISPFNSFILLQGLETLSLRVERHVNNALTIARWLEQHPAVEYVNYPGLESSPYHSLANKYLKRGYGAVLTFKMKGDASQADLFIDKLQLFSHLANVGDAKSLIIHPAATTHEQLNEQEKIAAGVYPGLLRLSIGIEGVDDLIADLEQAFQSLRQKS comes from the coding sequence ATGAGCACTTTAAGTTTCGATACCCTGCAAATCCACGCCGCACAAGAGGCCGACAAAACGACCAAGGCACGTGCCGTGCCAATATACCTAACCACCTCCTATCTCTTTGATAATGCACAGGAGGGGGCAGACCTTTTTGCACTTAAAAAATTCGGCAACATATACACTCGTCTGATGAACCCGACAACAGACGTTTTCGAGAGACGAATCGCCGCACTCGAGGGTGGAGTTTCAGCCCTTGCTACCTCTTCGGGTCAGTCGGCACAATTTATTGCACTCAACAATATACTCTCAGTGGGTGACAACTTCGTCTCCACATCCCATCTCTACGGCGGAACATACAACCAATTTAAGAGTCAGTTTCGGCGACTCGGAGTCGAGGTGCGATTCACTGCCGATGATAATGCTGCCTCCTTCGAGGCTCTTGTGGACGACAAAACCAAGGCACTCTACGTGGAGACAATCGGAAACCCGGGATTGAATATACCAGACTTTGATGCCGTAGCAGAGGTGGCGCGCAAGTATGACATTCCTCTGATTGTAGACAATACCTTCGGCACAGGCGGATATCTCTTTCGCCCGTTGGAACACGGGGCGTCAGTGGTCGTGGAGAGTGCCACCAAATGGATTGGCGGACACGGCACGGCACTAGGCGGAGTCATAGTAGACAGTGGGACGTTCAACTGGGGGAATGGCAAATTTCCCGAATTTACCTCCCCCTCGGAGAGTTATCACGGGCTCATCTTTTGGGATGCCTTCGGCTTCGACTCTCCGGTAGGCAACATTGCCTTTACGATTCGCGCACGGGTCGAGGGGCTCAGAGATTGGGGAAATACGATAAGCCCCTTCAACTCCTTCATCCTGCTTCAAGGTCTCGAGACACTATCACTGCGCGTAGAGAGGCACGTGAACAATGCCCTGACCATTGCTCGCTGGCTCGAACAACATCCTGCTGTCGAGTATGTCAATTACCCGGGGCTCGAAAGTAGTCCTTACCACTCTCTTGCAAATAAATATCTAAAGAGGGGCTACGGTGCAGTTCTCACATTCAAAATGAAGGGCGATGCCTCGCAAGCAGACCTTTTTATTGATAAACTACAGTTATTTAGCCACTTAGCCAACGTAGGAGATGCTAAATCTCTGATTATCCACCCCGCGGCAACCACACACGAGCAGCTCAACGAACAAGAAAAGATTGCTGCCGGAGTCTACCCCGGATTGCTACGACTCTCCATTGGTATCGAGGGGGTTGATGACCTGATTGCCGATTTGGAGCAGGCATTCCAATCGTTACGGCAAAAGTCGTAA
- a CDS encoding 3-oxoacyl-[acyl-carrier protein] reductase, protein MKTVNELFDFSGKVIIITGGAGAIGSAAARRFASLGANVVISDINQEKLDELAADIEKESAHATLGFKADSTVEAELQALVDATIGKFGKISGLINNVGWGAATPLWESDTDKMVKSYLLNTVGAYNLTKMCMPYLKKELNASVVFSGSMVGVTPSPEFIEYSTAKAGLLNMVHSMAVMSGPEVRFNSLIIGSVDNGAATLAAGYDPAMLQRLSDAMVLKRRGEPEDIANAFMFLMSGAASWITGIDLKVDGGGMYTSKMPKK, encoded by the coding sequence ATGAAAACAGTAAACGAATTATTCGATTTTTCGGGTAAAGTTATTATTATTACCGGTGGAGCCGGTGCTATTGGTAGCGCAGCTGCTCGCCGTTTCGCATCACTTGGTGCAAATGTGGTAATCTCGGACATCAATCAAGAGAAGCTGGATGAATTGGCTGCGGATATCGAAAAGGAGTCAGCACACGCAACCCTTGGTTTCAAGGCTGACTCAACTGTTGAGGCAGAATTGCAGGCTCTGGTTGATGCCACAATCGGTAAATTTGGTAAAATATCGGGTCTGATTAACAACGTAGGTTGGGGCGCTGCAACTCCACTATGGGAGTCCGACACCGACAAAATGGTGAAATCTTACCTTCTCAATACCGTTGGTGCATACAACCTCACAAAGATGTGTATGCCTTACCTGAAAAAAGAGCTTAACGCCTCGGTTGTCTTCTCGGGTTCGATGGTGGGTGTGACCCCTTCACCTGAGTTTATCGAGTACAGTACGGCAAAGGCAGGTCTTTTGAATATGGTGCACAGTATGGCTGTAATGTCAGGTCCTGAGGTTCGGTTCAACTCTCTAATTATCGGTTCGGTTGATAATGGTGCTGCTACATTGGCGGCAGGTTACGACCCCGCAATGTTGCAACGCTTGTCAGATGCTATGGTGCTCAAACGCCGTGGCGAACCCGAAGATATCGCCAATGCCTTTATGTTCCTGATGAGTGGAGCTGCCTCGTGGATTACGGGCATCGACCTCAAAGTAGATGGCGGCGGTATGTATACAAGCAAAATGCCCAAGAAATAG
- a CDS encoding Transcriptional regulator, AraC family yields MNVLEGFKGQQILVLPRFVVDEFAKDTFASNLHLTDIGFFPNAENHYCNRENGCNQYILIFCRGGKGWYEIEGERYDVSADEFFVLPPNVAHSYGANKFNHWSIYWVHFQGSFARDFAKDYLRPTKIYPYFNNTVVNVIGTFEQIFLTLRQGYSMDNMRFALSSLYYFLGSLSYMSTSREIPLESDAEIDLSQNAILYMKSNIDKKIEIKELAGKLGVTPAQLSQKFKDKTGYAVLSYFNHLKIQHACTLLDNTSMNIMQISAMLGIEDSLYFSRLFTQIMGICPRDYRKMTKG; encoded by the coding sequence ATGAATGTATTAGAGGGGTTCAAAGGGCAGCAAATTTTGGTTTTGCCTCGTTTTGTTGTCGATGAATTCGCAAAAGATACTTTTGCGTCAAATTTACATTTGACTGATATTGGATTCTTTCCAAATGCCGAAAATCACTACTGCAATCGCGAAAATGGCTGTAATCAGTACATTTTGATTTTTTGTCGTGGTGGAAAGGGTTGGTATGAAATAGAAGGCGAACGATATGATGTATCGGCAGATGAATTTTTCGTGCTCCCTCCAAATGTTGCACATAGCTATGGCGCAAATAAATTCAACCATTGGTCAATCTATTGGGTGCACTTCCAAGGCTCGTTTGCCCGGGATTTTGCAAAAGATTATTTGAGACCAACCAAAATATATCCGTATTTTAATAATACCGTAGTAAATGTAATTGGTACTTTTGAGCAGATTTTTTTAACACTGCGTCAGGGCTACTCGATGGATAATATGCGATTTGCTCTCTCTTCATTATACTATTTCTTGGGTTCGTTGTCATATATGAGCACCAGCAGAGAGATTCCATTGGAGAGCGACGCGGAAATAGACCTATCGCAGAATGCGATACTGTATATGAAATCCAATATTGATAAAAAGATTGAAATTAAAGAGCTTGCGGGTAAACTTGGGGTCACTCCGGCTCAATTATCTCAAAAATTTAAGGACAAAACAGGTTATGCTGTTTTGAGCTATTTTAATCACCTTAAAATTCAACACGCTTGTACTTTGCTCGATAATACAAGTATGAATATTATGCAAATTAGCGCTATGCTTGGAATTGAAGATTCCCTATACTTTTCTCGACTCTTTACCCAAATTATGGGGATATGCCCTCGCGATTATCGAAAGATGACAAAAGGATAG
- a CDS encoding GDP-mannose 4,6-dehydratase, whose translation MNNKVALITGITGQDGAYLAEFLLKKGYVVHGIKRRSSLFNTERIDHIYQDPHIENRNLILHYGDLSDSLNITRIIGDIRPDEIYNLGAMSHVKVSFDIPEYAADVDGLGTLRILEAVRLLGLAEKTRIYQASTSELYGMVQQVPQSETTPFYPRSPYAVAKLYGYWITVNYREAYGMHANNGILFNHESPLRGETFVTRKITRAAAKISMGLQDKLYLGNLDAKRDWGHAKDYVRAMWLVLQQDVPDDYVIATGVTTMVRDFVAMSFGYIGAKLRFEGEGVNEVGVLESIDQELFIKNVGEEYFNDFQQNVGKTLVAVDEKYFRPTEVELLIGDATKAKNKLGWSPKYDLAMLCEDMMMSDVKLMKRESYLKEGGYLVMNYFE comes from the coding sequence ATGAACAATAAAGTGGCACTTATTACCGGCATTACCGGTCAGGACGGAGCATATCTCGCCGAATTTCTTTTGAAAAAGGGCTATGTGGTACACGGTATCAAGAGGCGCTCATCGCTCTTCAATACCGAACGAATCGACCACATCTATCAAGACCCTCATATCGAGAATCGTAACCTGATTCTCCACTACGGTGACTTGTCGGATTCGCTGAACATCACTCGAATAATCGGCGATATTCGTCCCGATGAGATTTACAACCTCGGTGCGATGAGTCACGTGAAGGTGTCGTTCGATATACCCGAGTATGCTGCCGATGTCGATGGTTTGGGAACATTGAGGATACTGGAAGCGGTAAGACTATTGGGTTTGGCTGAAAAAACGCGTATTTATCAAGCATCCACCTCGGAGTTGTACGGGATGGTACAGCAAGTGCCCCAAAGTGAGACAACGCCCTTCTATCCTCGCTCGCCGTATGCAGTGGCAAAACTCTATGGATATTGGATTACGGTCAATTACCGAGAGGCTTATGGTATGCACGCAAACAACGGCATTTTGTTTAATCACGAATCACCGCTGCGCGGCGAAACGTTCGTCACTCGCAAAATTACTCGAGCTGCTGCAAAAATATCTATGGGTCTGCAAGATAAGTTATACCTTGGGAACTTGGATGCAAAGCGCGACTGGGGACACGCCAAAGATTACGTAAGGGCTATGTGGCTTGTTTTACAGCAGGATGTGCCGGATGACTACGTTATTGCAACGGGAGTAACCACAATGGTACGTGACTTTGTGGCGATGAGTTTTGGGTATATTGGTGCAAAGTTGAGGTTTGAGGGCGAAGGAGTCAATGAGGTTGGTGTTTTAGAGAGCATTGACCAAGAACTATTTATAAAAAATGTAGGGGAAGAATATTTCAATGATTTCCAACAAAATGTAGGCAAGACGTTGGTGGCGGTCGATGAAAAATATTTCCGTCCCACGGAAGTGGAGCTTTTAATTGGTGATGCGACAAAGGCAAAAAACAAACTCGGTTGGAGTCCTAAGTATGATTTGGCGATGCTATGCGAGGATATGATGATGAGTGATGTCAAGTTGATGAAACGCGAGTCTTACCTCAAAGAGGGCGGATATCTGGTTATGAACTACTTTGAGTGA